The following proteins come from a genomic window of Streptomyces sp. GS7:
- a CDS encoding DUF4442 domain-containing protein: MSSETLPSIGEMMAASVPMVRTLNLEFTETTAERAVVRMPDQPDFHNHVGGPHAGAMFTLAESASGAIVMTAFGNQLGRAVPLAVGAEIGYKKLAMGPVTATAELGRPVADVVAELDAGERPEFPVKVLITRDSDDAVTGEMTIVWTLRPNK; encoded by the coding sequence ATGTCCTCAGAGACCCTGCCGTCGATCGGCGAAATGATGGCGGCATCCGTGCCGATGGTCCGCACCCTGAACCTGGAGTTCACCGAGACCACCGCCGAGCGTGCGGTGGTCCGCATGCCCGACCAGCCCGACTTCCACAACCACGTCGGCGGCCCGCACGCCGGGGCGATGTTCACCCTCGCCGAGTCGGCGAGCGGCGCGATCGTGATGACGGCCTTCGGCAACCAGCTCGGCCGCGCGGTGCCGCTCGCCGTGGGGGCCGAGATCGGCTACAAGAAGCTCGCCATGGGGCCGGTGACGGCCACCGCGGAGCTGGGCCGCCCGGTGGCCGACGTGGTCGCCGAGCTGGACGCCGGGGAGCGCCCGGAGTTCCCGGTGAAGGTGCTGATCACCCGGGACAGCGATGACGCGGTCACCGGCGAGATGACCATTGTGTGGACGCTGCGTCCCAACAAGTGA
- a CDS encoding MFS transporter has protein sequence MLRARPPWAGRNFLLLSAATVVAGLGSNGALIATSFAVLGAGGSATDVGLVSAARMVPLVLFLLLGGAIADRLPRHRVMVAANSVNCLSQGLFALLVLAGEPRLWQMALLAAVGGTGQAFFAPAAEGMLLSSVSGEDSGRAFAVFRIGVNGATIGGAALGGALVAAVGPGWVLAIDSAAFAVAGALRCFLDVSGVPARATSRGVLHDLRDGWREVAGRPWLWAIVVQFCIVNAVVIAVESVYGPLVAEEQLGGAGPWGLAIAAFGAGTAGGALLMTRYQPRRILLVGTLCVFPLALPSAALAIPLPTAGLAALLFGSGVAIEVFEVTWMLALHQEIPEEKFSRVSSYDWLGSLAMVPVATALAGPTQDLVGRPAALWGCTALVVLLTAAVLCVPDVRRLTRRAATVAEAGGDGAGDRDGAQVTPR, from the coding sequence TTGTTAAGGGCCCGACCGCCCTGGGCGGGGCGCAACTTCCTGCTGCTCAGCGCCGCCACCGTGGTCGCGGGCCTCGGCAGCAACGGGGCACTGATCGCGACCTCCTTCGCGGTGCTGGGCGCCGGCGGTTCCGCCACCGACGTCGGGCTGGTCTCCGCGGCCCGCATGGTCCCGCTCGTCCTCTTCCTCCTCCTCGGCGGCGCGATCGCCGACCGGCTGCCCCGGCACCGCGTGATGGTCGCCGCGAACAGCGTCAACTGCCTTTCGCAGGGCCTGTTCGCACTGCTCGTCCTGGCCGGCGAGCCCCGGCTGTGGCAGATGGCGCTGCTGGCCGCGGTGGGCGGCACGGGGCAGGCGTTCTTCGCCCCGGCGGCCGAGGGCATGCTGCTCTCCAGCGTCTCCGGGGAGGATTCCGGGCGCGCGTTCGCGGTGTTCCGGATCGGCGTGAACGGCGCCACCATCGGCGGCGCGGCGCTGGGCGGCGCCCTCGTCGCCGCCGTCGGCCCGGGCTGGGTGCTGGCGATCGACTCCGCCGCCTTCGCCGTCGCGGGAGCGCTGCGCTGCTTCCTCGACGTGAGCGGCGTTCCGGCGCGCGCTACCAGTAGGGGCGTACTCCACGATCTGCGTGACGGCTGGCGCGAGGTCGCCGGCCGGCCCTGGCTGTGGGCGATCGTGGTGCAGTTCTGCATCGTCAACGCGGTCGTCATCGCGGTCGAGTCGGTCTACGGTCCGCTCGTCGCCGAGGAACAGCTGGGCGGCGCCGGACCCTGGGGGCTGGCGATCGCCGCGTTCGGCGCGGGCACCGCCGGCGGCGCCCTGCTGATGACCCGCTACCAGCCGCGCCGGATCCTCCTCGTCGGCACCCTGTGCGTCTTCCCGCTCGCCCTGCCGTCCGCGGCCCTCGCCATCCCGCTGCCGACGGCCGGGCTGGCGGCGCTCCTGTTCGGCAGCGGTGTCGCGATCGAGGTCTTCGAGGTGACCTGGATGCTCGCGCTCCACCAGGAGATACCGGAGGAGAAGTTCTCCCGCGTCTCCTCCTACGACTGGCTCGGCTCGCTGGCCATGGTCCCGGTGGCCACCGCGCTGGCCGGCCCCACGCAGGACCTCGTGGGACGGCCGGCCGCCCTCTGGGGGTGCACGGCCCTGGTCGTGCTCCTCACCGCAGCCGTCCTGTGCGTACCGGACGTCCGGCGCCTGACCCGCCGTGCGGCCACCGTCGCGGAGGCGGGCGGCGACGGGGCGGGCGACCGGGACGGAGCGCAGGTCACCCCACGCTGA